The following proteins are co-located in the Scomber scombrus chromosome 2, fScoSco1.1, whole genome shotgun sequence genome:
- the LOC133998954 gene encoding axin-2-like: MSRALTEHISSSFREDAPRPPVPGEEGEASCYNPSRSAKMRAQSKVKDSAVSAAPPGSTPRRNEDGLGEPEGSASPDSPLVRWTKSLHFLLGDRDGAHLFRTFLERENCVDTLDFWFACNGFRQMDLKDTKTLRVAKVIFKRYIENNSIVAKQLKPATKTFIRDSIKKQQIDSAMFDQAQTEIQSNMEENAYQMFLTSDIYLEYVRTGCENAAYVNHGGLGSLKLMCGYLPPLMEEEEWSCNDLKAKALGSVVGLSAKTLRATATIRTAAEVLENSCRSHRRGDPASPYFVNSGYIFAPATSANDSEISSDATTDDSMSMTDSSVDGIPPYKLGTKKQLQREMHRSVKINGQIPLPHFPRTHRLPKEMTPVEPSAFAAQLIAKLEKLKREQDTMSSLEERLQQIQEEEEREESGDLTSNTSLHHPLLPSGSQCEEDPQAILDEHLSRVLKTPGCQSPGVVRHSPRSGSPERTGALVSSGHGPFFGAYPGAAKVLMTGRQSTKHIHHHYIHHHHAGPKTKEQIEAEAAQRVQCLCPPGGANYSDFTPPRCSTLSRRPIKATDEVVSPPHLPLDATDRSQNVWQWILESERQGKHKPHSTQGLKKSNPLDSKTPPSRTHSSWGGGGIGSGAHLRGHHPGHPFIQDPAMPPLPPPNTLAQLEEACRRLEEVSKPPKQRHSAAASSLQRDRSHPAAAFPTGGSPLASPGLQTDESKELVVTYFFCGEEIPYRSMMKTHCLTLGHFKEQLSKKGNYRYYFKKASDEFECGAVFEEVWEDASVLPMYEGKVLGKVERMD, encoded by the exons ATGAGCAGGGCGCTTACGGAGCACATCAGCAGTAGCTTCCGAGAAGATGCTCCTCGTCCTCCGGTAccgggggaggagggagaggcgTCATGCTACAACCCCAGCAGATCTGCCAAAATGAGAGCCCAAAGCAAGGTTAAAGATAGCGCCGTCTCCGCCGCGCCTCCCGGTTCCACACCGCGGAGGAACGAGGATGGACTCGGGGAGCCAGAGGGCAGCGCGTCCCCGGACTCGCCCCTAGTCCGGTGGACAAAGTCTCTGCATTTTCTTCTGGGCGACCGGGACGGCGCTCACCTCTTCAGGACCTTTTTGGAGCGGGAGAATTGCGTGGACACTTTGGACTTTTGGTTCGCCTGCAACGGCTTCAGGCAAATGGACTTAAAGGATACCAAAACGTTGCGAGTTGCCAAAGTTATTTTCAAGCGGTACATCGAGAACAACAGCATTGTCGCCAAGCAGCTGAAACCCGCCACCAAGACCTTCATAAGGGATAGTATTAAGAAACAACAAATAGACTCTGCCATGTTTGACCAGGCACAGACGGAAATTCAGTCGAACATGGAAGAGAATGCATACCAGATGTTTTTGACCTCTGACATATACCTCGAATACGTGCGCACCGGCTGCGAGAACGCTGCGTACGTGAACCACGGCGGTCTCGGCAGCCTCAAGCTGATGTGCGGATACCTTCCTCCTCtcatggaggaagaggagtggaGTTGTAATGACCTAAAGGCAAAAGCGTTAGGGTCTGTGGTTGGACTGTCTGCGAAAACCCTGAGGGCTACTGCTACCATCCGGACAGCAGCTGAAGTGCTGGAGAATAGTTGCAG GTCCCATCGTCGAGGAGATCCTGCCAGCCCATACTTTGTCAACTCCGGCTACATCTTTGCCCCTGCCACCAGTGCCAATGACAGCGAGATCTCCAGCGATGCCACGACGGACGATTCCATGTCCATGACGGACAGTAGTGT AGATGGAATCCCTCCATATAAGCTGGGCACCAAGAAGCAACTCCAGCGAGAGATGCATCGCAGTGTCAAGATCAATGGCCAGATTCCACTACCCCACTTTCCT AGGACACATCGGCTGCCTAAGGAGATGACCCCCGTTGAGCCCTCGGCCTTTGCTGCTCAGCTCATAGCCAAGCTGGAGAAGCTGAAGCGAGAGCAGGACACCATGAGCTCATTGGaggagaggctgcagcagaTCCAGGAG gaggaggaaagggaggaaagcgGCGACCTCACCAGCAACACCTCCCTCCATCATCCCCTGCTCCCATCCGGCAGCCAATGTGAGGAAGACCCCCAGGCAATCCTAGACGAGCACCTATCCCGCGTCCTGAAAACACCTGGCTGCCAGTCACCAGGTGTGGTTCGGCATTCACCGCGCTCAGGCTCCCCAGAGCGGACGGGCGCTTTGGTGTCCTCTGGCCATGGGCCCTTCTTTGGTGCTTATCCTGGGGCCGCCAAAGTTCTAATGACAGGCAGgcagtccacaaagcacatccACCACCACTACATCCACCATCATCACGCTGGGCCCAAGACCAAGGAGCAGATCGAGGCCGAGGCGGCTCAGCGTGTGCAGTGCCTCTGCCCTCCAGGGGGCGCCAATTATTCCGACTTCACCCCTCC TCGCTGCAGCACTTTGTCCAGACGGCCAATCAAGGCCACAGATGAGGTTGTGTCTCCTCCGCACCTTCCCCTAGATGCCACCGACCGCTCTCAGAATGTTTGGCAGTGGATCCTGGAGAGTGAGAGGCAGGGCAAGCACAAGCCACACAG CACTCAAGGTCTAAAGAAGTCCAACCCCCTTGACTCCAAAACCCCGCCCAGTCGGACTCACTCCTCCTGGGGTGGAGGCGGTATCGGCAGTGGGGCTCACCTCCGTGGTCACCACCCAGGCCATCCGTTCATTCAGGACCCAGCCATGCCACCCTTGCCCCCACCCAACACCCTGGCGCAGCTGGAGGAGGCCTGCCGCAGACTAGAGGAGGTTTCCAAGCCACCAAAACAGAG GCATtcagcagcagccagcagccTTCAGAGAGACAGGAGCCATCCAGCAGCTGCCTTCCCCACTGGAGGAAGCCCTCTCGCCAGCCCTGGACTCCAAACAGACGA GTCTAAGGAACTAGTGGTCACCTACTTCTTCTGTGGTGAGGAGATTCCTTATCGCAGCATGATGAAGACCCACTGCCTCACCCTGGGACACTTCAAGGAACAACTTAGCAAGAAAGGCAACTACCG GTACTACTTCAAGAAGGCCAGCGATGAGTTTGAGTGTGGTGCTGTGTTCGAGGAGGTGTGGGAAGATGCCAGCGTGTTGCCCATGTATGAAGGCAAGGTCCTGGGCAAGGTGGAGAGGATGGACTGA